From a region of the Lepus europaeus isolate LE1 chromosome 17, mLepTim1.pri, whole genome shotgun sequence genome:
- the RPS24 gene encoding small ribosomal subunit protein eS24 isoform X3, translating into MNDTVTIRTRKFMTNRLLQRKQMVIDVLHPGKATVPKTEIREKLAKMYKTTPDVIFVFGFRTHFGGGKTTGFGMIYDSLDYAKKNEPKHRLARHGLYEKKKTSRKQRKERKNRMKKVRGTAKANVGAGKKPKE; encoded by the exons ATG AACGACACAGTAACCATCCGGACCCGGAAGTTCATGACTAACCGACTGCTTCAGAGGAAGCAGATG GTCATTGACGTGCTCCACCCTGGCAAGGCGACTGTGCCGAAGACAGAGATTCGGGAAAAACTGGCCAAAATGTACAAGACGACTCCCGACGTCATCTTTGTGTTCGGATTCAGAACTCATTTTGGTGGTGGCAAGACAACGGGCTTTGGCATGATTTACGATTCCTTGGATTATGCTAAGAAAAATGAACCCAAACACAGACTTGCAAGA CATGGCCTGTATGAGAAGAAAAAGACCTCAAGAAAGCAGCGAAAGGAGCGTAAGAACAGGATGAAGAAGGTCAGGGGAACTGCCAAGGCCAACGTTGGTGCAGGCAAAAAG CCGAAGGAGTAA
- the RPS24 gene encoding small ribosomal subunit protein eS24 isoform X2 — translation MVSLPEASIPCQELRGRTVPKRLPSFNDTVTIRTRKFMTNRLLQRKQMVIDVLHPGKATVPKTEIREKLAKMYKTTPDVIFVFGFRTHFGGGKTTGFGMIYDSLDYAKKNEPKHRLARHGLYEKKKTSRKQRKERKNRMKKVRGTAKANVGAGKK, via the exons ATGGTAAGCTTACCGGAAGCCAGCATTCCTTGCCAAGAACTTAGGGGAAGAACAGTTCCGAAGCGACTGCCCAGTTTC AACGACACAGTAACCATCCGGACCCGGAAGTTCATGACTAACCGACTGCTTCAGAGGAAGCAGATG GTCATTGACGTGCTCCACCCTGGCAAGGCGACTGTGCCGAAGACAGAGATTCGGGAAAAACTGGCCAAAATGTACAAGACGACTCCCGACGTCATCTTTGTGTTCGGATTCAGAACTCATTTTGGTGGTGGCAAGACAACGGGCTTTGGCATGATTTACGATTCCTTGGATTATGCTAAGAAAAATGAACCCAAACACAGACTTGCAAGA CATGGCCTGTATGAGAAGAAAAAGACCTCAAGAAAGCAGCGAAAGGAGCGTAAGAACAGGATGAAGAAGGTCAGGGGAACTGCCAAGGCCAACGTTGGTGCAGGCAAAAAG TGA
- the RPS24 gene encoding small ribosomal subunit protein eS24 isoform X1, which translates to MVSLPEASIPCQELRGRTVPKRLPSFNDTVTIRTRKFMTNRLLQRKQMVIDVLHPGKATVPKTEIREKLAKMYKTTPDVIFVFGFRTHFGGGKTTGFGMIYDSLDYAKKNEPKHRLARHGLYEKKKTSRKQRKERKNRMKKVRGTAKANVGAGKKPKE; encoded by the exons ATGGTAAGCTTACCGGAAGCCAGCATTCCTTGCCAAGAACTTAGGGGAAGAACAGTTCCGAAGCGACTGCCCAGTTTC AACGACACAGTAACCATCCGGACCCGGAAGTTCATGACTAACCGACTGCTTCAGAGGAAGCAGATG GTCATTGACGTGCTCCACCCTGGCAAGGCGACTGTGCCGAAGACAGAGATTCGGGAAAAACTGGCCAAAATGTACAAGACGACTCCCGACGTCATCTTTGTGTTCGGATTCAGAACTCATTTTGGTGGTGGCAAGACAACGGGCTTTGGCATGATTTACGATTCCTTGGATTATGCTAAGAAAAATGAACCCAAACACAGACTTGCAAGA CATGGCCTGTATGAGAAGAAAAAGACCTCAAGAAAGCAGCGAAAGGAGCGTAAGAACAGGATGAAGAAGGTCAGGGGAACTGCCAAGGCCAACGTTGGTGCAGGCAAAAAG CCGAAGGAGTAA